The Streptomyces sp. DH-12 genome has a window encoding:
- a CDS encoding GntR family transcriptional regulator codes for MSTDVSSAQPGTGAPGRRRRVPKYYRIKQRLLQMTDERAPGSPMPAERMLAVEFGTSRTTIRKALLELVSEGRLDRFQGKGTFVARPKVYRTLHLTSYTEDMRAQGLSPASRVLDIGHVPAGAELAALLEVEPEDRVLRIERLRLAGGEPMAIEATHLSARRFPGLRRNLSRYTSLYTTLAEVYGVRPAEADETIETSPATPREASLLGTDVGLPMLLLSRHSRDENGTPVEWVRSVYRGSRYKFTAVLTRPAP; via the coding sequence ATGAGCACGGACGTCAGCAGCGCCCAGCCCGGCACGGGGGCGCCGGGCCGCCGGCGGCGGGTGCCGAAGTACTACCGCATCAAGCAGCGGCTGCTGCAGATGACCGACGAGCGCGCACCGGGCTCCCCGATGCCGGCCGAGCGGATGCTCGCCGTCGAGTTCGGCACGTCCCGCACCACGATCCGCAAGGCGCTGCTGGAGCTGGTCAGCGAGGGGCGGCTCGACCGCTTCCAGGGCAAGGGCACGTTCGTGGCCCGCCCGAAGGTGTACCGGACGCTCCACCTCACCTCGTACACCGAGGACATGAGGGCGCAGGGCCTCAGCCCCGCCTCCCGGGTCCTGGACATCGGCCACGTCCCGGCCGGCGCGGAGCTGGCGGCGCTACTGGAGGTGGAGCCGGAGGACCGGGTGCTGCGCATCGAGCGGCTGCGGCTGGCCGGGGGCGAGCCGATGGCGATCGAGGCGACCCATCTCTCCGCCCGCCGCTTCCCCGGCCTGCGCCGCAACCTCTCCCGCTACACCTCCCTCTACACCACCCTCGCCGAGGTGTACGGGGTCCGTCCGGCGGAGGCCGACGAGACCATCGAGACCTCCCCGGCGACCCCGCGCGAGGCGAGCCTGCTGGGCACGGACGTGGGCCTGCCGATGCTGCTGCTGTCCCGCCACTCACGGGACGAGAACGGGACGCCGGTGGAGTGGGTGCGGTCGGTGTACCGGGGGTCCCGCTACAAGTTCACGGCCGTCCTGACGCGTCCGGCGCCCTGA
- a CDS encoding nucleotide sugar dehydrogenase, protein MRVSVFGLGYVGCVSAACLAGMGHEVIGVDVNPVKVDLVNDGKAPVVEERIGELVAEVVGSGALRATTDVREAIEGSEVSLVCVGTPSEPNGSLCTTYLERVTEEIGAALAERGGRHTVVFRSTMLPGTCLGLLVPILEKHVGGTAGVDVGVAVNPEFLREGTSVRDFFDPPKTVIGELDTASGDVVAALYEDLPGEVFRVPVPTAEAVKYADNAFHGLKIGFANELGAVCRALGVDSHQVMDVFLADRKLNISPAYLRPGFAFGGSCLPKDLRSLVHAAHRADVSVPILAHVLPSNEEHLQRAVELVERTGKRKVGLFGLSFKPGTDDLRESPLVELAERLFGKGYDLRIHDANVSLSRLLGANREYIETRLPHLAQLLADSVEDVLDHAEAVLVGTKDPAVLSALPHGDDPVIIDLVRLPDADARRAEPGYVGLAW, encoded by the coding sequence ATGAGAGTCAGCGTGTTCGGGCTCGGCTACGTGGGCTGCGTGTCGGCCGCGTGCCTGGCCGGCATGGGTCACGAGGTCATCGGGGTGGACGTCAACCCGGTGAAGGTGGACCTGGTCAACGACGGCAAGGCACCCGTCGTCGAGGAGCGGATCGGCGAACTCGTCGCCGAGGTCGTGGGCAGCGGGGCGCTGCGCGCCACCACCGACGTGCGCGAGGCGATCGAGGGCAGCGAGGTGTCCCTGGTCTGCGTGGGCACCCCGTCGGAGCCCAACGGCAGCCTGTGCACGACCTACTTGGAGCGGGTCACCGAGGAGATCGGCGCGGCGCTGGCCGAGCGGGGCGGGCGGCACACGGTGGTGTTCCGCAGCACGATGCTGCCGGGGACCTGCCTGGGCCTGCTGGTGCCGATCCTGGAGAAGCACGTCGGCGGCACCGCCGGCGTCGACGTCGGCGTCGCGGTCAATCCGGAGTTCCTGCGCGAGGGCACCAGCGTGCGGGACTTCTTCGACCCGCCGAAGACCGTCATCGGCGAACTCGACACGGCGAGCGGCGACGTCGTCGCGGCGCTGTACGAGGACCTGCCCGGCGAGGTGTTCCGGGTGCCGGTGCCCACGGCCGAGGCGGTCAAGTACGCGGACAACGCCTTCCACGGACTGAAGATCGGCTTCGCCAACGAGCTGGGCGCGGTGTGCCGGGCGCTCGGGGTGGACTCGCACCAGGTGATGGACGTCTTCCTCGCCGACCGCAAGCTCAACATCAGCCCCGCCTATCTGCGTCCGGGCTTCGCCTTCGGCGGCTCCTGCCTGCCGAAGGACCTGCGCAGCCTGGTGCACGCGGCGCACCGGGCCGACGTGTCGGTGCCGATCCTCGCGCACGTGCTGCCCTCGAACGAGGAGCATCTGCAGCGCGCGGTGGAGCTGGTGGAGCGCACCGGCAAGCGCAAGGTCGGCCTGTTCGGGCTGTCGTTCAAGCCCGGCACCGACGACCTGCGCGAGAGCCCGCTGGTGGAGCTGGCGGAGCGGCTCTTCGGCAAGGGGTACGACCTGCGGATCCACGACGCCAACGTCAGCCTGTCCCGGCTGCTCGGCGCCAACCGCGAGTACATCGAGACCCGGCTGCCGCACCTGGCGCAGCTGCTCGCCGACTCCGTCGAGGACGTGCTGGACCACGCCGAGGCCGTCCTGGTCGGGACGAAGGACCCGGCCGTGCTGTCGGCGCTGCCGCACGGCGACGACCCCGTGATCATCGACCTCGTCCGCCTCCCCGACGCCGACGCGCGCCGGGCCGAACCCGGGTACGTGGGCCTTGCTTGGTGA
- a CDS encoding DUF4259 domain-containing protein, whose amino-acid sequence MSTWDTGLFDNDDAAHFAHDLDKAAPERRAGRGRRRPPGPPPSGRRTRQDGRELVAGPPVHRPHPLHRRPVLVP is encoded by the coding sequence GTGAGCACCTGGGACACCGGCCTCTTCGACAACGACGACGCGGCGCACTTCGCCCACGACCTCGACAAGGCCGCGCCCGAGCGGCGTGCCGGCCGCGGCCGACGCCGTCCGCCCGGCCCGCCCCCGTCAGGGCGCCGGACGCGTCAGGACGGCCGTGAACTTGTAGCGGGACCCCCGGTACACCGACCGCACCCACTCCACCGGCGTCCCGTTCTCGTCCCGTGA
- a CDS encoding sugar ABC transporter permease gives MTVQTERPPSGPVDVRKPGDTAPGAPQPRAASRAGALAPYLLLLPACAATVLLLGWPLLKDLLLSFQNLNMAQLIQHVTEWNGIDNYKEVLTGEDFWRVTLRSILFTAVNVALTMLLGALVGLLLARLGKRMRFTLMIGLVLAWAMPVVAATTVYQWLFAQRFGVVNWVLDKLGWHSMADYSWTSSQMSTFFVVTLLIVWMSVPFVAINLYAATTTIPNELYEAAALDGAGAWRSFTTVTLPFLRPFLYATTFLEIIWIFKAFVQVFTFNGGGPDRLTEILPVYAYIEGVGNQHYGMGAAIAVLTILIMLGLTAYYLRIVLKQEEDEL, from the coding sequence ATGACCGTGCAGACCGAACGGCCGCCCTCCGGCCCGGTGGACGTCCGCAAGCCGGGTGACACCGCGCCCGGCGCTCCTCAACCGAGAGCCGCGTCGCGAGCCGGCGCGCTCGCCCCGTACCTCCTGCTGCTGCCCGCCTGCGCGGCCACCGTGCTGCTGCTCGGCTGGCCGCTGCTGAAGGACCTGCTGCTGTCGTTCCAGAACCTCAACATGGCGCAGCTGATCCAGCACGTCACCGAGTGGAACGGCATCGACAACTACAAGGAGGTCCTCACCGGGGAGGACTTCTGGCGGGTCACCCTCCGCTCCATCCTGTTCACGGCCGTCAACGTCGCCCTCACCATGCTGCTGGGCGCCCTGGTCGGTCTGCTGCTCGCCCGCCTCGGCAAGCGCATGCGGTTCACCCTGATGATCGGCCTGGTGCTGGCCTGGGCCATGCCCGTGGTGGCCGCCACCACCGTCTACCAGTGGCTGTTCGCGCAGCGCTTCGGCGTCGTCAACTGGGTGCTGGACAAGCTCGGCTGGCACTCCATGGCCGACTACAGCTGGACCAGCAGCCAGATGTCGACGTTCTTCGTCGTCACCCTGCTCATCGTCTGGATGTCCGTGCCGTTCGTCGCGATCAACCTCTACGCGGCGACCACCACCATCCCGAACGAGCTGTACGAGGCCGCCGCGCTCGACGGCGCCGGCGCCTGGCGCAGCTTCACCACCGTCACCCTGCCGTTCCTGCGGCCGTTCCTCTACGCCACGACGTTCCTGGAGATCATCTGGATCTTCAAGGCGTTCGTCCAGGTCTTCACCTTCAACGGCGGCGGCCCCGACCGGCTGACCGAGATCCTGCCCGTCTACGCCTACATCGAGGGCGTCGGCAACCAGCACTACGGCATGGGCGCGGCGATCGCGGTGCTGACCATCCTGATCATGCTCGGCCTGACCGCGTACTACCTCAGGATCGTGCTCAAGCAAGAGGAGGACGAGCTGTGA
- a CDS encoding polysaccharide biosynthesis protein, translating into MSDDAIRLVTVGRVLRGRGRLLTVLAVLGALAGLGASLVFPPRYTTSASVLLPGAWEERVLLTQAEIATSTVVTDRTAAALGWDGVDGEELRERVRAEVTDGNIIRISGTAESPGRAQRLSDELARQFVTFSARIVDDTADPTAAAGPDQLRQMVLAASRRITELADSADPGRTVESVQTRTELAKLRTELQQAVEKLDRTGSDAAGSRLVVMGPAAEPSGEAPPTRVQLIAAGAVLFFLLTVVGHLTAARVNRRLRAEPEIAAALGSGLLGGVDVPADKGAHRPEGGGARHRIRRLLGLDTPWNTPAPPAAGDEASLGIRYRRMCGRIRGLVPGARRLLLVVPDDDGIALRAARRLAEEAGGAPLLRVTEVSAEAPLVPDREDAAGVLVVLSAGSRTAAELAGVAEACADAGHDVVGVVLAGAVRTRPARSAGPPREAAAPALALDDGARGGTR; encoded by the coding sequence TTGAGCGATGACGCGATACGCCTGGTCACCGTCGGGCGGGTGCTGCGCGGGCGCGGCAGGCTGCTGACGGTCCTCGCCGTGCTGGGGGCGCTGGCCGGCCTCGGCGCCTCCCTGGTGTTCCCGCCGCGGTACACGACGTCGGCGTCGGTGCTGCTGCCGGGCGCCTGGGAGGAGCGCGTGCTGCTCACCCAGGCGGAGATCGCCACCAGCACGGTGGTGACCGACCGTACGGCCGCCGCGCTCGGCTGGGACGGGGTCGACGGCGAGGAGCTGCGCGAGCGGGTGCGCGCCGAGGTCACCGACGGCAACATCATCAGGATCTCGGGCACCGCCGAGAGCCCCGGGAGGGCCCAGCGGCTCTCCGACGAACTGGCGCGGCAGTTCGTGACGTTCTCCGCCCGGATCGTCGACGACACCGCCGACCCGACGGCGGCGGCCGGCCCCGACCAGCTGCGGCAGATGGTCCTCGCCGCCAGCCGCCGCATCACCGAGCTGGCCGACTCCGCCGACCCCGGCCGGACCGTGGAGAGCGTGCAGACCCGCACCGAGCTGGCGAAGCTGCGCACCGAGCTGCAGCAGGCGGTCGAGAAGCTGGACCGGACCGGCTCCGACGCGGCCGGCTCCCGCCTGGTCGTCATGGGTCCGGCGGCCGAGCCCTCCGGCGAGGCCCCGCCGACCCGGGTCCAGCTCATCGCCGCCGGTGCGGTGCTGTTCTTCCTGCTGACGGTCGTCGGGCATCTCACCGCGGCCCGGGTGAACCGCCGGCTGCGCGCCGAGCCGGAGATCGCCGCCGCGCTCGGCTCCGGGCTGCTGGGCGGTGTCGACGTGCCCGCGGACAAGGGCGCGCACCGGCCGGAGGGCGGCGGTGCGCGGCACCGGATCCGCCGGCTGCTCGGACTCGACACGCCCTGGAACACGCCCGCCCCGCCGGCCGCCGGGGACGAGGCGAGCCTGGGGATCCGCTACCGCAGGATGTGCGGCCGGATCCGCGGCCTGGTGCCGGGCGCGCGGCGGCTGCTGCTGGTCGTGCCCGACGACGACGGCATCGCGCTGCGGGCGGCACGGCGGCTGGCCGAGGAGGCGGGCGGCGCCCCGCTGCTGCGGGTGACGGAGGTCTCCGCCGAGGCGCCGCTGGTGCCCGACCGCGAGGACGCGGCGGGCGTCCTGGTCGTGCTGAGCGCGGGCTCCCGCACCGCCGCCGAACTGGCCGGTGTCGCCGAGGCGTGCGCGGACGCGGGCCACGACGTCGTCGGCGTCGTCCTGGCCGGCGCGGTCCGGACCCGCCCGGCGCGGTCCGCCGGCCCGCCGCGGGAGGCCGCCGCGCCGGCGCTCGCCCTCGACGACGGCGCGCGGGGAGGTACGCGATGA
- a CDS encoding sugar transferase yields the protein MRQGGLVSPFPSERGRLTDGALHRGTTDWEHRYRRTVIMSDAVATAVVVAGIGNFFGVRDAADWHEKWGILAFGTWLLVLGALAVSRSWAPTVLGQGAEEFRRLGRSLFVATVVLALGGIALTSRNIKLWIFVAVPAIALVTMTMRYLLRLWLHRQRKEGRCLRPVLAAGSPATVRDLIARTRKYPHLGWRVDAVCVTDGPGLDGGRLDGVPVVGRLADVADHVRRDGYRVVAVTPDPHWSPDRLQRLSWNLEGSDAEMVVAPVLMEVAGPRLHVDAVLGIPLLRVSMPAFTGGRRAVKGVVDRLGALILLVAFAPLLLLVALLVATDSRGGVFYRQRRVGKDGREFTIWKFRTMIPGADRARAALDGLNEGAGPLFKMRRDPRVTRVGAVLRRYSLDELPQLFNVLTGSMSLVGPRPPLPEECAAYGPDIRRRLKVKPGLTGLWQISGRSDLSWEEAVRLDLRYVEDWSLALDTVILWKTLRAVVQGQGAY from the coding sequence GTGCGGCAAGGGGGATTGGTCAGCCCGTTCCCGTCGGAACGGGGCCGGCTGACGGACGGGGCGTTACACCGGGGGACGACGGACTGGGAGCACCGGTACCGCCGTACCGTGATCATGAGCGACGCGGTGGCCACCGCCGTCGTCGTCGCGGGGATCGGCAACTTCTTCGGCGTCCGGGACGCCGCCGACTGGCACGAGAAGTGGGGCATCCTCGCCTTCGGCACCTGGCTGCTGGTGCTGGGGGCGCTGGCGGTGAGCCGGTCGTGGGCGCCGACCGTGCTCGGCCAGGGCGCCGAGGAGTTCCGGCGGCTGGGCCGCTCGCTCTTCGTGGCGACCGTCGTGCTCGCGCTCGGCGGGATCGCCCTGACCTCGCGCAACATCAAACTCTGGATCTTCGTCGCGGTCCCCGCGATCGCGCTCGTCACGATGACGATGCGCTATCTGCTGCGTCTGTGGCTGCACCGGCAGCGCAAGGAGGGCCGCTGTCTGCGCCCGGTGCTCGCCGCCGGGAGCCCCGCCACGGTGCGCGACCTGATCGCCCGCACCCGCAAGTACCCGCACCTGGGCTGGCGCGTGGACGCCGTGTGCGTGACGGACGGCCCCGGACTCGACGGCGGCCGGCTGGACGGGGTGCCGGTGGTGGGACGGCTGGCGGACGTCGCCGACCACGTCCGCCGCGACGGCTACCGCGTCGTCGCCGTCACCCCCGACCCGCACTGGTCGCCGGACCGGCTGCAGCGGCTGTCGTGGAACCTGGAGGGCTCCGACGCCGAGATGGTCGTCGCCCCGGTGCTGATGGAGGTGGCCGGGCCCCGGCTGCACGTCGACGCGGTCCTCGGCATACCGCTGCTGCGGGTCAGCATGCCGGCGTTCACCGGCGGCCGCCGCGCGGTCAAGGGCGTCGTCGACCGGCTCGGCGCGCTGATCCTGCTGGTGGCGTTCGCGCCGCTGCTGCTGCTGGTCGCGCTGCTCGTGGCGACGGACAGCCGGGGCGGGGTGTTCTACCGGCAGCGCAGAGTCGGCAAGGACGGCCGCGAGTTCACCATCTGGAAGTTCCGCACCATGATCCCCGGCGCGGACCGTGCCCGCGCCGCGCTGGACGGCCTCAACGAGGGCGCGGGGCCGCTGTTCAAGATGCGCCGGGACCCGAGGGTGACCCGGGTGGGCGCGGTGCTGCGCCGCTACTCGCTCGACGAGCTGCCGCAGCTGTTCAACGTGCTCACCGGGTCGATGTCGCTGGTCGGCCCGCGGCCCCCGCTGCCGGAGGAGTGCGCCGCCTACGGCCCGGACATCCGGCGCCGGCTGAAGGTCAAGCCGGGTCTCACCGGACTGTGGCAGATCAGCGGACGCAGCGACCTTTCGTGGGAGGAGGCGGTCCGCCTGGACCTGCGGTACGTGGAGGACTGGTCCCTCGCCCTGGACACGGTGATCTTGTGGAAGACGCTGCGCGCCGTGGTGCAGGGGCAGGGGGCCTACTGA
- a CDS encoding carbohydrate ABC transporter permease — protein sequence MKRSLFGRVWPNATALVVFTACLFPVYWMFATALKPTGDIIAENPVWFPTDITFEHFGTATDADHFWTFVRNSLTVTCLAVLFSLIIALAGSFALARMRFRGRRGFIVGFMLAQMAPWEVMVIAIYMIVRDASMLNSLVPLTAFYMMMILPFTILTLRGFVAAVPKELEESAMVDGCTRAQAFRRVILPLLAPGLMSTSMFGFITAWNEFPLVLVLSKESGGAQTLPLWLSSFQTQFGDDWGATMAASSLFAVPILILFVFLQRRAVSGLTAGAVKG from the coding sequence GTGAAGCGCTCGCTCTTCGGCCGCGTCTGGCCCAACGCCACGGCCCTCGTCGTGTTCACCGCCTGCCTCTTCCCCGTCTACTGGATGTTCGCCACGGCGCTGAAGCCGACCGGTGACATCATCGCGGAGAACCCGGTGTGGTTCCCCACGGACATCACGTTCGAGCACTTCGGGACCGCCACGGACGCCGACCACTTCTGGACGTTCGTCCGCAACTCGCTGACCGTCACCTGTCTGGCCGTGCTGTTCTCGCTGATCATCGCGCTGGCCGGCTCCTTCGCCCTGGCCCGCATGCGGTTCAGGGGACGGCGCGGCTTCATCGTGGGCTTCATGCTCGCCCAGATGGCGCCCTGGGAGGTCATGGTCATCGCGATCTACATGATCGTGCGCGACGCCTCCATGCTGAACAGCCTGGTGCCGCTGACCGCGTTCTACATGATGATGATCCTGCCCTTCACCATCCTGACGCTGCGCGGCTTCGTCGCCGCCGTGCCGAAGGAGCTGGAGGAGTCGGCGATGGTCGACGGCTGCACCCGCGCCCAGGCCTTCCGCCGGGTCATCCTGCCGCTGCTCGCGCCGGGTCTGATGTCCACCTCCATGTTCGGCTTCATCACCGCCTGGAACGAGTTCCCGCTCGTCCTGGTGCTCAGCAAGGAGTCCGGCGGCGCACAGACCCTGCCGCTGTGGCTGTCCAGCTTCCAGACCCAGTTCGGCGACGACTGGGGCGCGACCATGGCCGCCTCCTCCCTGTTCGCCGTCCCGATCCTGATCCTCTTCGTCTTCCTGCAGCGCCGGGCCGTCAGCGGTCTCACCGCGGGCGCCGTGAAGGGATAA
- a CDS encoding extracellular solute-binding protein, with product MKRKLIAAIGVAGMLFSVAACGGDDGGDSGEKAGADGYAGQTLTVWVMDGSSPDQWQKDLAAEFEKKTKAKIKFEVQQWNGIQQKLTTALSEENPPDVFEIGNTQTPAYAKTGGLADLGDLKEEIGADWTESLNESSVYEGKQYAAPWYFANRVVLYNKKVWADAGLKDTPKTRDEFYAALKTIGEKTDAEPIYLPGQNWYHFVGLVIGEGGELVKKDGDTYVSNLDDPKVAAATETYKKFQALSKAPKDKDEATPQQGEVFAKGNVGAFIGMGWEAGIAIEANPAIEKQIGYFTIPGATADKPEGVFLGGSNLAVAAGSQKQELAKEFLRLALSDKYEGRLAKLNGVIPNKESLQSNLKGNAPAEAAAPAAAVGGTTPLIPEWAAVENDPNPIKTYLTAVLNGKSPAAAAKQVEGEFNKRLAQQQ from the coding sequence GTGAAGCGCAAGCTGATAGCCGCGATCGGGGTCGCGGGCATGTTGTTCTCGGTCGCCGCGTGCGGGGGCGACGACGGCGGTGACAGCGGCGAGAAGGCCGGCGCGGACGGCTACGCCGGGCAGACGCTCACCGTGTGGGTCATGGACGGCTCCTCACCGGACCAGTGGCAGAAGGACCTCGCCGCCGAGTTCGAGAAGAAGACCAAGGCGAAGATCAAGTTCGAGGTCCAGCAGTGGAACGGCATCCAGCAGAAGCTGACCACCGCCCTCTCCGAGGAGAACCCTCCGGACGTCTTCGAGATCGGCAACACCCAGACCCCCGCCTACGCCAAGACCGGCGGCCTCGCCGACCTCGGCGACCTCAAGGAGGAGATCGGCGCCGACTGGACCGAGTCCCTCAACGAGTCCTCCGTCTACGAGGGCAAGCAGTACGCCGCCCCCTGGTACTTCGCCAACCGCGTCGTCCTCTACAACAAGAAGGTCTGGGCCGACGCCGGCCTCAAGGACACCCCCAAGACCCGCGACGAGTTCTACGCCGCCCTCAAGACCATCGGTGAGAAGACCGACGCCGAGCCGATCTACCTGCCCGGCCAGAACTGGTACCACTTCGTCGGCCTGGTCATCGGCGAGGGCGGCGAACTGGTCAAGAAGGACGGCGACACGTACGTCTCCAACCTCGACGACCCCAAGGTCGCCGCGGCCACCGAGACCTACAAGAAGTTCCAGGCCCTGTCCAAGGCCCCCAAGGACAAGGACGAGGCCACCCCGCAGCAGGGCGAGGTCTTCGCCAAGGGCAACGTCGGCGCCTTCATCGGCATGGGCTGGGAGGCCGGCATCGCGATCGAGGCCAACCCGGCCATCGAGAAGCAGATCGGCTACTTCACCATCCCCGGCGCCACCGCCGACAAGCCCGAGGGCGTCTTCCTCGGCGGCTCCAACCTCGCCGTCGCCGCGGGCAGCCAGAAGCAGGAGCTCGCCAAGGAGTTCCTGAGGCTCGCCCTCTCCGACAAGTACGAGGGCCGGCTCGCCAAGCTCAACGGCGTCATCCCCAACAAGGAGTCGCTGCAGAGCAACCTCAAGGGCAACGCCCCCGCCGAGGCCGCCGCGCCGGCCGCCGCCGTCGGCGGCACCACGCCGCTGATCCCCGAGTGGGCCGCCGTCGAGAACGACCCCAACCCGATCAAGACCTACCTGACCGCCGTCCTGAACGGCAAGTCCCCGGCCGCCGCCGCGAAGCAGGTCGAGGGCGAGTTCAACAAGCGCCTGGCGCAGCAGCAGTAA
- a CDS encoding glycosyltransferase family 4 protein has translation MLGEPKGARGRRALILVENLSVPFDRRVWQECRTLRDAGWEVDVICPRGSKRDTEPEAVIDGVRIHRYPLRAATGGPAGYLKEYGTALWHTARLARKVGPVDVVHACNPPDLLFLPALWLKRRGAKFVFDQHDLVPELYLSRFGRGEDLLHRGVCALERATYRAADVVLATNESYKDVAVRRGGRRPEDVFVVRSAPDTERFHPVDPEPELKRGKPHLLCYLGVMGPQDGVDYALRALAKLRDEVGRTDWHAVFVGGGDTFDAMVELSRRLGLAEQVEFTGRVPDADLVRWLSTADVCLSPDPCNPLNDVSTMNKVLEYMVMGRPIVSFDLKEARVSAGEAAVYAKDDDEGEFAALIARLLDDPEQRSRMGRSGQERINGPLAWRHSQAALLAAYEAAVRGGTGTAARSGRERGTSLER, from the coding sequence TTGCTTGGTGAGCCGAAGGGCGCGCGGGGCCGCCGCGCGCTGATCCTGGTGGAGAACCTGTCGGTGCCGTTCGACCGGCGGGTGTGGCAGGAGTGCCGCACGCTGCGCGACGCGGGCTGGGAGGTGGACGTCATCTGCCCGCGCGGCAGCAAGCGGGACACCGAGCCGGAGGCCGTGATCGACGGGGTGCGGATCCACCGCTACCCGCTGCGCGCGGCCACCGGAGGACCGGCCGGCTACCTGAAGGAGTACGGCACGGCGCTGTGGCACACCGCCCGCCTGGCCCGCAAGGTCGGCCCGGTCGACGTGGTGCACGCCTGCAACCCGCCGGACCTGCTGTTCCTGCCCGCGCTGTGGCTGAAGCGGCGCGGGGCGAAGTTCGTCTTCGACCAGCACGACCTGGTGCCGGAGCTGTACCTGTCCCGGTTCGGCCGGGGCGAGGACCTGCTGCACCGGGGCGTGTGCGCGCTGGAGCGGGCGACGTACCGGGCGGCGGACGTGGTGCTCGCCACCAACGAGAGCTACAAGGACGTCGCCGTGCGCCGCGGCGGACGGCGGCCCGAGGACGTGTTCGTGGTGCGCAGCGCGCCCGACACCGAACGGTTCCACCCGGTGGACCCCGAGCCGGAGCTGAAGCGCGGAAAGCCGCATCTGCTGTGCTACCTGGGCGTGATGGGCCCGCAGGACGGCGTCGACTACGCGCTGCGGGCACTGGCGAAGCTCCGCGACGAGGTGGGCCGCACCGACTGGCACGCGGTGTTCGTCGGCGGCGGCGACACCTTCGACGCGATGGTGGAGCTGTCCCGCCGGCTGGGGCTCGCGGAGCAGGTGGAGTTCACGGGACGCGTGCCGGACGCCGACCTGGTGCGCTGGCTGTCCACCGCGGACGTGTGCCTCTCCCCCGACCCGTGCAACCCGCTCAACGACGTGTCGACCATGAACAAGGTCCTGGAGTACATGGTGATGGGCCGGCCGATCGTCTCCTTCGACCTGAAGGAGGCGCGGGTCTCCGCCGGCGAGGCCGCCGTGTACGCGAAGGACGACGACGAGGGCGAGTTCGCCGCACTGATCGCCCGGCTGCTGGACGATCCCGAACAGCGCTCCCGCATGGGGAGGTCCGGGCAGGAACGGATCAACGGCCCGCTGGCGTGGCGCCATTCGCAGGCGGCGCTGCTGGCCGCCTACGAGGCCGCCGTCCGGGGCGGCACGGGTACGGCGGCGCGGAGCGGGCGGGAACGAGGCACGTCCCTTGAGCGATGA